A single genomic interval of Camelina sativa cultivar DH55 chromosome 11, Cs, whole genome shotgun sequence harbors:
- the LOC104724840 gene encoding transcription initiation factor TFIID subunit 14b isoform X2 produces the protein MTSSSSSKKQAQDQPETSEPTLKSLKTKMTKSDEKKKLKDIEISVPIVYGNVAFWLGKKASEYQSHKWAVYVRGATNEDISVVVKKVVFQLHSSFNNPTRVIEEPPFEVSESGWGEFEIAMTLHFHSDVCDKPLSLYHHLKLYPEDESGPLTMKKPVVVESYDEIVFPDPSESFLARVQNHLALTFPRLPSGYNLPAPMQVDDTGKKKRGDTKDHSLGQWFTSFSEADELLQLAAARQQVQAHIAKLRRQISVLEGQNQTIKTGSDL, from the exons ATGACGAGCAGCTCGTCATCAAAGAAACAGGCTCAGGATCAGCCTGAGACTAGCGAACCCACTCTCAAGTCTCTCAAAACCAAGATGACTAAATCCGACGAAaag AAGAAGCTTAAAGACATTGAAATAAGCGTTCCAATTGTGTATGGTAACGTTGCATTTTGGCTTGGCAAGAAGGCTAGCGA GTATCAATCTCACAAGTGGGCTGTATATGTCCGTGGAGCAACAAATGAAGATATCAGTGTTGTAGTAAAGAAAGTGGTTTTTCAGCTTCATTCTAGTTTCAATAACCCGACGAGAGTTATCGAGGAGCCTCCATTTGAGGTATCAGAATCTGGTTGGGGAGAATTCGAGATTGCAATGACGTTGCATTTCCACAGCGATGTCTGCGACAAGCCATTGAGTTT ATATCATCATTTAAAGTTATACCCGGAAGATGAATCAGGTCCTTTGACAATGAAGAAGCCTGTGGTTGTGGAATCTTATGACGAGATTGTGTTTCCTGATCCTTCAGAAAGTTTTCTAGCTAGGGTTCAGAATCATCTGGCTTTGACATTTCCTAGATTACCCTCTGGTTACAACTTGCCTGCTCCTA TGCAAGTTGATGATACCgggaaaaagaagagaggtGATACAAAAGATCATAGTTTGGGACAATGGTTCACGAGTTTCTCTGAAGCAGATGAGTTATTACAGCTCGCGGCTGCTCGTCAACAG GTTCAAGCACATATTGCGAAACTGAGGCGACAAATAAGTGTGCTGGAGGGACAGAATCAGACTATTAAAACAGGGTCAGACCTGTGA
- the LOC104724840 gene encoding transcription initiation factor TFIID subunit 14b isoform X1, which yields MTSSSSSKKQAQDQPETSEPTLKSLKTKMTKSDEKQKKLKDIEISVPIVYGNVAFWLGKKASEYQSHKWAVYVRGATNEDISVVVKKVVFQLHSSFNNPTRVIEEPPFEVSESGWGEFEIAMTLHFHSDVCDKPLSLYHHLKLYPEDESGPLTMKKPVVVESYDEIVFPDPSESFLARVQNHLALTFPRLPSGYNLPAPMQVDDTGKKKRGDTKDHSLGQWFTSFSEADELLQLAAARQQVQAHIAKLRRQISVLEGQNQTIKTGSDL from the exons ATGACGAGCAGCTCGTCATCAAAGAAACAGGCTCAGGATCAGCCTGAGACTAGCGAACCCACTCTCAAGTCTCTCAAAACCAAGATGACTAAATCCGACGAAaag CAGAAGAAGCTTAAAGACATTGAAATAAGCGTTCCAATTGTGTATGGTAACGTTGCATTTTGGCTTGGCAAGAAGGCTAGCGA GTATCAATCTCACAAGTGGGCTGTATATGTCCGTGGAGCAACAAATGAAGATATCAGTGTTGTAGTAAAGAAAGTGGTTTTTCAGCTTCATTCTAGTTTCAATAACCCGACGAGAGTTATCGAGGAGCCTCCATTTGAGGTATCAGAATCTGGTTGGGGAGAATTCGAGATTGCAATGACGTTGCATTTCCACAGCGATGTCTGCGACAAGCCATTGAGTTT ATATCATCATTTAAAGTTATACCCGGAAGATGAATCAGGTCCTTTGACAATGAAGAAGCCTGTGGTTGTGGAATCTTATGACGAGATTGTGTTTCCTGATCCTTCAGAAAGTTTTCTAGCTAGGGTTCAGAATCATCTGGCTTTGACATTTCCTAGATTACCCTCTGGTTACAACTTGCCTGCTCCTA TGCAAGTTGATGATACCgggaaaaagaagagaggtGATACAAAAGATCATAGTTTGGGACAATGGTTCACGAGTTTCTCTGAAGCAGATGAGTTATTACAGCTCGCGGCTGCTCGTCAACAG GTTCAAGCACATATTGCGAAACTGAGGCGACAAATAAGTGTGCTGGAGGGACAGAATCAGACTATTAAAACAGGGTCAGACCTGTGA
- the LOC104724841 gene encoding uncharacterized protein LOC104724841, whose translation MQRFCTKLRSISLQSNRNLSFATAPRRLIHPSPSRHLTTLGFANTTKWSFLPAAGVSPPLSVSPMGSTFVPHHFVQVRNITSKEKMAKWKKKWRPRTPITSKVKKVKIKFYSSFKDRFKPLNDGTIRRWKEGKRHNAHLKSKKSKRRLRQPGLVPPAYAKVMKKLNFCN comes from the exons ATGCAGAGGTTTTGTACAAAGCTACGTTCCATTTCTCTCCAATCTAATCGGAATCTCTCTTTTGCCACTGCTCCTCGCCGTCTGATTCACCCTTCTCCGAGTCGCCACTTAACAACCCTAGGTTTCGCCAATACGACCAAATGGAGCTTCCTTCCCGCCGCCGGAGTCTCTCCTCCGTTGAGTGTCAGCCCCATGGGTTCTACCTTTGTTCCTCACCAC TTTGTTCAAGTACGGAATATCACTTCCAAGGAAAAAATGgcaaaatggaagaagaagtggagaCCTAGGACTCCAATCACATCAAAAGTCAAGAAAGTCAAGATTAAGTTTTATTC GTCATTCAAAGACAGGTTTAAACCACTAAATGATGGTACCATTCGTCGCTGGAAAGAAGGAAAGCGCCACAACGCACACTTGAAG TCAAAGAAATCGAAGCGTAGATTGAGACAGCCTGGATTAGTACCACCAGCGTATGCCAAAGTAATGAAGAAACTCAATTTCTGCAActga
- the LOC104724842 gene encoding myb family transcription factor PHL11-like, whose amino-acid sequence MERVNLGGLGYDNGGGVMMTRDPKPRLRWTADLHDRFVDAVAKLGGADKATPKSVLKLMGLKGLTLYHLKSHLQKYRLGQQQGKKPNRSDQNKENAGSSYVHFDNCSQGGISNESRFDNGHHRQSGNVPFAEAMRHQVDAQQRFQEQLEVQKRLQMRMEAQGKYLLTLLEKAQKSIPCGNNNAAETDDKGHFSDFNLALSGLVGDDHKSHKAVGLVTDNISQLNDDFRLCGDQEKIETGGDAGVIKPESGFVHFDLNSKSGFDLLTSANYGIEMKPNVIANRHPQV is encoded by the exons atggagagaGTGAATCTGGGAGGATTGGGCTACGATAACGGCGGAGGAGTCATGATGACTAGAGATCCTAAACCTAGGCTCAGATGGACCGCCGATCTTCACGATCGCTTCGTCGACGCCGTCGCTAAGCTCGGTGGCGCTGACA AAGCAACTCCTAAATCGGTTCTGAAGCTAATGGGATTAAAAGGCTTGACACTGTACCATCTCAAGAGCCATTTACAG AAGTATAGGCTTGGTCAACAACAAGGGAAAAAACCAAATCGATCTGACCAAAACAAGGAAAATGCTG gAAGTTCATATGTGCATTTCGACAATTGTTCTCAAGGAGGAATCTCGAATGAATCAAGATTTGATAATGGTCATCACAG ACAAAGCGGGAATGTACCTTTTGCTGAGGCAATGAGACATCAAGTTGATGCACAACAGCGGTTTCAAGAACAGCTCGAG GTGCAGAAAAGACTGCAGATGAGAATGGAGGCACAAGGAAAGTATTTGTTGACATTACTAGAGAAAGCACAGAAGAGCATACCTTGTGGTAATAATAATGCAGCAGAAACAGACGACAAGGGTCACTTCTCGGATTTCAATCTCGCACTTTCGGGACTTGTAGGAGATGATCATAAGAGCCACAAGGCGGTTGGTTTGGTTACCGATAATATCTCACAACTTAATGATGATTTCCGGTTATGTGGAGATCAAGAGAAAATAGAAACCGGAGGAGATGCAGGTGTTATTAAACCGGAATCCGGGTTTGTGCATTTCGATTTGAACTCCAAAAGTGGGTTTGATCTCTTGACTTCTGCCAACTATGGGATTGAAATGAAGCCAAATGTGATTGCAAATAGACATCCGCAGGTATAA